Below is a window of Agrobacterium vitis DNA.
CGCCCCGCATATAGATCGGCTCGAAAGCACCAGCCTGTCGAATTTCCAGCTTGCCTTCCCGCACCAGTTCCAGCGAAGCAGCAAAGGCGCTGGCAATCGCCGTGATCCGCTCCGTTGGATCGGCAAGATATTGCAGCAGATAGGCGTCCAACGCCGTCCAATCGCTAATTTCTCCAATCATCCGGTTCAACAGCGTGCGCGCATCGACCAGCGACCACACCGTGCGCCGTTCGATCGTCACCTGCGTATAGGCTTGGCGCTGGCGCAAATTGGCATAGGCAGACAGCAGGTCGTAGAGACTGGCCTCAAAGGCCGAGTTCACCCGATCCGGCACATGTTCAGGTGCGCCGCGCTGGAAGATATCACGGCCCAGCCGGTTGCGGTTGACCAGCTTTCCAGCCGCATCGCGCATCGCCTCCAACCGCTTCAGCCGGAAGGCCAGAGCTGCGGCCATTTCTTCGCCGGATGGCTCGTCGTCCTTGGCTTGCTGAGGGATCAGCAGCCGGGATTTCAGATAGGCAAGCCAGGCCGCCATGACAAGGTAATCGGCGGCAAGCTCGATGCGGATGCTGCGGGCCTGTTCGACGAACAGCAGATATTGTTCAGCCAGCGCCAGAACCGAAATCCGCGACAGGTCAACCTTTTGATTGCGGGCCAGAAATAGCAACAGATCCAGAGGGCCTTCAAAACCAGCGACGTCGATGACCAGAGACGGATCATCGCTGGCCCGCTCAATCGCCGTATCGCCCTGCCACAGCTTCTCCATCGGCGTGGCGGTGCCGCCCTTCACACTTGAAGCCAGAGCGGGGGCGACAGGTTCTACCATCACGCCACCGCCATCAGAGAGGCAAATTCCGCACGGATCACCTGTTCGTCGGCGCCGTCGTTACCGCCGAAAGCCGCCTCAACGGCCTTTACCCGCGCAAGCGCTGCCCCGGCCAGTACGGGAGCGCGCTCGGCCACCTGCACCATTTCCTCCATAATGCCGTGGCAATGCAGCAGAACGTCGTTACCAGCG
It encodes the following:
- a CDS encoding segregation and condensation protein A, producing the protein MVEPVAPALASSVKGGTATPMEKLWQGDTAIERASDDPSLVIDVAGFEGPLDLLLFLARNQKVDLSRISVLALAEQYLLFVEQARSIRIELAADYLVMAAWLAYLKSRLLIPQQAKDDEPSGEEMAAALAFRLKRLEAMRDAAGKLVNRNRLGRDIFQRGAPEHVPDRVNSAFEASLYDLLSAYANLRQRQAYTQVTIERRTVWSLVDARTLLNRMIGEISDWTALDAYLLQYLADPTERITAIASAFAASLELVREGKLEIRQAGAFEPIYMRGGKGRDAAGMLVPHDGGQA